The following are from one region of the Hymenobacter sp. YIM 151858-1 genome:
- the holA gene encoding DNA polymerase III subunit delta, protein MPQLSADQIMQQLQKRQFAPVYFLQGEEPYYIDLVSDFIEKNVLSEADKGFNQVVLYGKDTDIPTVLGQARRFPMMAERTVVIVKEAQNLPGLEADAGQTMLEAYLKNPLPSTVLVLAHKHKCLDGRKKLGKIMAEHAVLLTSDKLRDYQVPQWLQATMKQRQRPIHDEAVQLLSEYIGADLGRLLGEIQKMELNLQPGQPIDAATVQRMVGISKDYNIFELQKALIMRDVLKANRIVQHFALNPKDNPLIPNLTLLFNFFLRLLQLHTLPNPSPADWKKIGVANSYAQKEYQQALKVFPYQRTRDIIRLIRRADLQSKGVESGSMSEADILQELVFMILHPQVPVAAVLG, encoded by the coding sequence ATGCCTCAGCTCTCCGCCGACCAAATCATGCAGCAGCTGCAGAAGCGGCAGTTTGCGCCGGTGTACTTTCTGCAAGGCGAAGAGCCGTATTACATCGATCTGGTATCCGACTTCATCGAGAAGAACGTGCTGAGCGAGGCCGACAAGGGTTTCAACCAGGTGGTGCTCTACGGCAAGGACACCGACATACCCACCGTGCTGGGGCAGGCGCGCCGCTTTCCGATGATGGCCGAGCGCACGGTGGTAATTGTGAAGGAAGCCCAGAACCTGCCCGGTCTCGAAGCCGACGCGGGCCAAACCATGCTGGAGGCGTACCTGAAAAACCCGCTGCCCAGCACCGTGCTGGTGCTGGCCCACAAGCACAAGTGCCTCGACGGCCGCAAGAAACTCGGCAAAATCATGGCCGAGCACGCCGTGCTGCTCACCTCCGATAAGCTGCGCGACTACCAGGTGCCGCAGTGGCTGCAGGCTACCATGAAGCAGCGCCAACGGCCCATCCACGACGAGGCCGTGCAGCTGCTGAGCGAGTACATCGGTGCCGACTTAGGGCGCTTGCTGGGCGAAATCCAGAAGATGGAGCTGAACCTGCAGCCCGGCCAGCCCATCGACGCGGCTACCGTGCAGCGCATGGTAGGCATCAGCAAGGACTACAACATCTTCGAGCTGCAGAAGGCCCTCATCATGCGCGATGTGCTGAAAGCCAACCGCATTGTGCAGCACTTTGCCCTCAACCCCAAGGATAATCCGCTTATTCCCAACCTCACGCTGCTGTTCAACTTCTTCCTGCGCCTGTTGCAGCTGCACACTCTGCCCAACCCCTCGCCAGCCGATTGGAAGAAGATTGGCGTGGCCAACAGCTACGCCCAGAAAGAGTACCAGCAGGCCCTGAAGGTGTTTCCGTACCAACGCACCCGCGACATTATTCGCCTGATTCGCCGCGCCGATTTGCAGAGCAAAGGCGTGGAGTCGGGCTCGATGTCGGAGGCGGATATTCTGCAGGAGTTGGTGTTTATGATACTGCACCCGCAGGTGCCCGTTGCGGCGGTGCTGGGGTAG
- a CDS encoding GIY-YIG nuclease family protein — MLTLDGKLAAFKNIYRMSFCVYILTNPARTVLYIGVTNNLERRLYEHGEGLGDAGKFTGRYQCNQLVYFEIVPDATQAIMREKQLKKWSRSKKDWLINTLNPSWAPIDPLTWNG, encoded by the coding sequence GTGCTGACGTTAGATGGCAAATTGGCTGCGTTTAAAAATATCTACCGCATGAGCTTCTGTGTATACATTCTCACGAACCCTGCCCGCACAGTTCTCTACATCGGCGTAACCAATAACTTGGAACGCCGGCTCTACGAACACGGTGAAGGGTTAGGCGACGCCGGAAAGTTTACTGGTCGGTATCAATGTAACCAGTTAGTATACTTCGAAATCGTGCCCGATGCCACACAGGCCATCATGCGAGAAAAGCAGTTGAAAAAATGGAGCCGGTCAAAAAAGGATTGGTTAATCAATACCCTCAATCCTAGTTGGGCGCCTATCGATCCGCTTACCTGGAATGGCTAG
- the bshB1 gene encoding bacillithiol biosynthesis deacetylase BshB1, translating into MKLDILVLSAHPDDAELGCSGTLLAAIAQGKKVGIVDLTRGELGSRGTPAIRAQEAAAAARVLGLHARENLGLPDGFFRNEREHQLPIIAAVRRYQPDIVLLNAVHDRHPDHGRGSQLESDACFLAGLKMIETLGEDGQPQQAWRPKQVYHYIQDRYIKPDFVVDITPHWDQKREAIAAFASQFNVGNDGQPHTYISSPEFWHFLEARAREMGHIIGVEFGEGFTAERALGVRDLGNLS; encoded by the coding sequence ATGAAACTGGATATACTGGTACTCTCGGCGCATCCCGACGACGCCGAGCTGGGCTGCTCGGGCACGCTGCTGGCCGCCATTGCACAGGGCAAAAAGGTGGGCATTGTTGATCTGACGCGCGGCGAGCTGGGCTCGCGTGGTACGCCCGCAATCCGGGCGCAGGAGGCCGCGGCTGCCGCCCGGGTGCTGGGCCTGCACGCCCGCGAAAACCTAGGGCTGCCCGATGGCTTTTTCCGCAACGAGCGGGAGCACCAGCTGCCCATCATCGCGGCCGTGCGCCGCTACCAGCCCGATATCGTGCTGCTCAACGCCGTGCACGACCGGCACCCCGACCACGGTCGCGGCTCGCAACTCGAGTCGGATGCTTGCTTCCTGGCTGGCCTGAAGATGATCGAAACCCTAGGTGAAGATGGCCAGCCGCAGCAGGCATGGCGGCCCAAGCAGGTGTACCACTACATCCAGGACCGTTACATCAAGCCCGATTTCGTGGTCGACATCACGCCGCACTGGGATCAGAAACGCGAAGCAATTGCCGCCTTCGCCTCGCAGTTCAACGTAGGCAACGACGGCCAGCCGCACACCTATATTTCCTCACCCGAGTTCTGGCACTTCCTCGAAGCCCGCGCCCGCGAAATGGGGCACATCATCGGGGTAGAGTTTGGGGAAGGATTTACCGCCGAGCGCGCCCTAGGTGTGCGGGATTTAGGTAATCTGTCGTGA
- a CDS encoding aminotransferase class I/II-fold pyridoxal phosphate-dependent enzyme — translation MDIFERIAANRGPLGSHSHYAHGYFTFPKLEGEIKPRMIFRGKEVLTWSLNNYLGLANHPEVRKADADAAAEFGMALPMGARIMSGNSNYHEQLESELADFIKKEDVLLLNFGYQGVVSIIDALVSRHDVIVYDAESHACIIDGVRLHQGKRFVFPHNDMAGLEKQLERATKLVQETGGGILVITEGAFGMSGNQGNLRGVVALKEKFNFRLFVDDAHGFGTMGATGAGTGEEQGVQDGIDLYFSTFAKSMASIGAFVGGPEPVIEYLRYNMRSQIFAKSLPMPLVVGALKRLELLRTKPELKENLWTIVRALQSGLREKGFNIGTTTTPVTPVLLNGEIPDATQLTFDLRENYGIFCSIVVYPVVPKGVIMLRLIPTAVHTLDDVNQTIAAFEAIAAKLDKGLYSKQPATA, via the coding sequence GTGGACATTTTTGAGAGAATTGCCGCCAACCGCGGCCCGCTCGGCAGCCACTCACACTACGCGCACGGTTATTTCACCTTCCCGAAGCTGGAGGGCGAAATCAAGCCGCGCATGATTTTCCGAGGCAAAGAGGTTCTGACCTGGAGCCTGAATAACTACCTAGGCCTGGCCAACCACCCCGAGGTGCGTAAGGCCGATGCCGACGCTGCTGCCGAATTTGGCATGGCGCTGCCCATGGGTGCCCGCATTATGAGCGGCAACTCCAACTACCACGAGCAGCTGGAATCGGAGCTGGCCGACTTCATCAAGAAGGAAGACGTGCTGCTGCTGAACTTCGGCTACCAGGGCGTGGTGTCGATCATCGACGCGCTGGTATCGCGCCACGATGTGATTGTGTACGACGCCGAGTCGCACGCTTGCATCATCGACGGTGTGCGCCTGCACCAAGGCAAGCGCTTCGTGTTTCCGCACAACGACATGGCCGGCCTCGAGAAGCAGCTGGAGCGTGCTACCAAGCTGGTGCAGGAAACCGGCGGCGGCATTCTGGTAATTACCGAAGGTGCGTTTGGCATGTCGGGTAACCAGGGCAACCTGCGCGGCGTGGTGGCGCTGAAGGAGAAATTCAACTTCCGCTTGTTCGTTGATGACGCCCACGGCTTCGGCACAATGGGCGCTACGGGCGCCGGTACGGGCGAAGAACAAGGCGTGCAGGACGGCATCGACCTATATTTTTCGACGTTCGCGAAGTCCATGGCCAGCATCGGCGCCTTCGTAGGCGGCCCCGAGCCGGTAATTGAATATTTGCGCTACAACATGCGTAGCCAAATCTTCGCCAAATCGCTGCCCATGCCGCTTGTAGTAGGCGCCCTGAAGCGTTTGGAGCTGCTGCGCACCAAGCCCGAGCTGAAGGAAAACCTTTGGACGATTGTGCGGGCGCTGCAAAGCGGCTTGCGCGAAAAGGGCTTCAACATCGGTACCACCACCACGCCGGTTACGCCGGTGCTGCTGAACGGTGAAATCCCCGATGCAACGCAGCTAACCTTCGATCTGCGAGAGAATTACGGCATTTTCTGCTCAATCGTGGTGTACCCGGTAGTGCCGAAAGGCGTGATTATGCTGCGCCTCATCCCGACGGCCGTGCACACGCTCGACGACGTAAACCAGACCATTGCCGCGTTTGAAGCCATTGCTGCTAAACTCGACAAAGGCCTGTACTCGAAACAGCCTGCAACGGCCTAA
- a CDS encoding glycosyltransferase family 39 protein yields MSVVLPPIARRRVRVDALLLGLALGKFLLQFLHSGRYGLHRDEYLYLDMAHHLAWGYKEIPPLLAPFSWLAQAVLGHTIWAAKFFPALFGSLTVLLTGLIVREAGGGRWAQVAAAVAVAVSPVYLAMHGLFQPNFLDVFFWTLYGFLVVRFVHTHEPRLLLALGVCIGLGMLAKYTTAFYVASLLLALLLTPTERPWLATRWFWLAVGAAALIFLPNLVWQATHNWPVLGHMNKLQETQLTHVSPLNFLVEQLPMTLTGAGLWLAGLWCCFTRAGKPYRPLALAYFFVIALLLLSRGKNYYAAAVYPPLMALGAVYLERKSRAALAGTLGAGLLLSLPIIPAILPVLSIEGLSRYVQRVSVLDALMRWEDGKQHHLPQDVADMYGWDEYAPLVQQALARLTPAERAHVIVYGDNYGQAGALNWYGPALGLPRCYTLNGSNSYWMPAPDTVSAFIYANEGDGPEDLKQAFGSMAVVGRVQSPYARIRGSEVLLFRHPKTYLGPFVQKRIAEAQQGFE; encoded by the coding sequence ATGTCGGTTGTTCTGCCCCCCATTGCGCGCCGGCGGGTGCGCGTCGATGCGCTGCTGCTCGGGCTGGCGCTGGGCAAGTTTTTGCTGCAGTTCCTGCATTCGGGCCGCTACGGCCTGCACCGCGACGAGTACCTGTACCTCGACATGGCCCACCACCTGGCTTGGGGCTACAAGGAGATTCCGCCGCTGCTGGCGCCGTTCTCGTGGCTGGCGCAGGCGGTACTGGGGCACACCATTTGGGCGGCTAAGTTCTTCCCGGCGCTGTTCGGCAGCCTTACGGTGCTGCTTACCGGCCTGATAGTGCGCGAAGCCGGCGGCGGACGTTGGGCCCAGGTAGCCGCGGCCGTTGCGGTGGCCGTGTCGCCGGTATACCTGGCTATGCACGGGCTGTTTCAGCCCAACTTCCTGGATGTGTTCTTCTGGACGCTCTATGGCTTTTTGGTGGTGCGCTTCGTGCACACGCACGAGCCCCGGCTGCTGCTTGCCCTAGGTGTATGCATTGGACTGGGCATGCTGGCCAAGTATACCACGGCGTTTTACGTGGCCTCGCTCCTGCTGGCACTGCTGCTCACGCCCACCGAGCGGCCGTGGCTGGCTACGCGGTGGTTTTGGTTGGCAGTGGGCGCGGCGGCGCTCATCTTTCTGCCCAACCTCGTTTGGCAGGCCACGCACAACTGGCCCGTGCTCGGCCACATGAACAAGCTGCAGGAAACGCAGCTCACCCACGTGTCGCCCCTCAACTTCCTGGTCGAGCAATTGCCCATGACGCTAACCGGCGCCGGGTTGTGGCTGGCCGGGCTGTGGTGTTGCTTTACCCGCGCCGGTAAGCCCTACCGCCCCCTGGCGCTGGCTTACTTTTTTGTAATAGCCTTGCTGCTGCTCAGCCGGGGCAAAAACTACTACGCTGCCGCCGTATACCCGCCTCTAATGGCCCTGGGTGCCGTGTACCTCGAGCGCAAAAGCCGGGCAGCGCTGGCCGGAACCCTAGGTGCTGGTTTGCTGCTGAGCTTGCCCATTATACCCGCCATTTTGCCGGTGCTTTCCATCGAAGGCCTGAGCCGCTACGTGCAGCGCGTATCGGTGCTCGATGCCCTTATGCGGTGGGAAGACGGCAAGCAGCATCACCTGCCGCAGGACGTAGCCGATATGTACGGCTGGGATGAGTACGCCCCGCTGGTGCAGCAGGCCTTGGCCCGCCTGACGCCGGCCGAGCGTGCCCACGTAATTGTGTACGGCGACAACTACGGCCAGGCCGGGGCCCTTAACTGGTACGGGCCGGCCCTAGGTCTGCCGCGCTGCTACACGCTCAACGGCTCCAACTCCTACTGGATGCCCGCGCCCGATACCGTCAGCGCATTCATTTACGCCAACGAAGGCGACGGGCCCGAAGACCTGAAGCAGGCGTTTGGCAGCATGGCGGTGGTGGGCCGGGTGCAAAGCCCCTACGCCCGCATCCGCGGCAGCGAGGTGCTGCTGTTCCGGCACCCCAAAACCTACCTAGGCCCGTTCGTGCAGAAGCGTATCGCCGAAGCCCAGCAAGGCTTTGAGTAA
- a CDS encoding type II RES/Xre toxin-antitoxin system antitoxin has translation MTAASTKHKDLAALPVALRKKWAAWGRTGQDAFALVLEARKGVPATTAFEVAEAFQLQANELEAIYELSTKTLRNYSQEKKPLSPASSEKTLKIIALYNLGVEVFGEAAAFLRWLDKPAHGLDGEVPLKLLETTGGIDLVTEELQRIAHGDLS, from the coding sequence ATGACAGCGGCAAGCACCAAACACAAAGACCTGGCGGCGCTACCCGTAGCGCTCCGCAAGAAATGGGCGGCTTGGGGCCGTACCGGGCAAGATGCCTTTGCCCTCGTACTGGAGGCGCGCAAGGGCGTGCCGGCCACCACCGCGTTCGAAGTAGCCGAGGCCTTTCAGCTGCAAGCCAACGAGCTGGAAGCCATTTACGAGCTGTCGACGAAAACCCTGCGCAACTACTCGCAGGAGAAAAAGCCGCTTAGCCCCGCCAGCAGCGAAAAAACCCTCAAGATCATTGCCCTCTACAACCTAGGCGTGGAGGTGTTCGGCGAAGCCGCGGCTTTTCTGCGCTGGCTCGACAAACCCGCCCACGGCCTCGACGGCGAAGTGCCCCTGAAACTGCTCGAAACCACCGGCGGCATCGACCTGGTAACCGAGGAGCTGCAGCGCATCGCCCACGGCGACTTATCGTAA
- a CDS encoding alpha/beta hydrolase family protein, protein MSYSVGYRALEVADPELDLGFPVFVLYPTTTPATTETFGFYTLEVAREAPVAAGTFPLVLISHGTGSSPWVYRTLAYYLAQHGFVVGLPEHPFNNRDNNSWANTPQNLVARPRHLQLAIDALFAHPVFTASLQADGVGIIGHSLGGYTALTLAGGTPASLPLDTPGGQAQPLMTVTDERVKALVLLAPATPWLMGEEALRNVHVPILMYSAEQDEHTPIGHAYIVLRGVPDPGRVEHRVVPNAGHYSFLSPFPAERVSPAFPPSQDPPGFNRASFHEELNAQVLAFLQNTLPRG, encoded by the coding sequence ATGAGTTACTCCGTAGGCTACCGCGCTCTTGAGGTAGCCGACCCCGAACTTGACCTAGGGTTTCCGGTGTTCGTCCTGTACCCAACCACCACTCCGGCCACTACCGAAACCTTTGGCTTCTACACGCTCGAGGTAGCTCGGGAGGCACCGGTAGCCGCTGGCACTTTTCCGCTGGTCCTTATTTCGCACGGCACGGGCAGCTCGCCGTGGGTGTACCGCACGTTGGCTTACTACCTGGCGCAGCACGGCTTTGTGGTGGGTCTGCCCGAGCACCCCTTCAACAACCGCGACAATAACAGCTGGGCCAACACGCCGCAGAACCTAGTGGCCCGGCCGCGGCACCTGCAGCTGGCTATTGATGCGTTGTTTGCCCATCCGGTCTTTACTGCCTCGCTGCAGGCAGATGGCGTTGGCATTATTGGCCATTCCCTAGGTGGCTACACGGCGCTGACACTGGCCGGAGGCACACCCGCAAGCTTGCCGCTCGATACGCCCGGCGGGCAAGCTCAGCCCTTGATGACCGTTACCGATGAGCGCGTGAAGGCCCTTGTGCTGCTGGCGCCCGCTACGCCGTGGCTCATGGGCGAGGAGGCTTTGCGCAACGTGCACGTGCCCATACTCATGTATTCGGCTGAGCAGGACGAGCACACGCCCATCGGGCATGCCTATATCGTGTTGCGCGGCGTACCCGACCCCGGCCGCGTTGAGCACCGCGTGGTGCCCAACGCCGGGCATTACTCGTTCCTTAGCCCTTTTCCGGCGGAGCGGGTTAGCCCGGCTTTCCCGCCCTCGCAAGATCCGCCCGGCTTCAACAGGGCCAGCTTCCACGAAGAGCTAAATGCGCAGGTACTGGCGTTCTTGCAAAACACGTTGCCACGCGGCTAA
- a CDS encoding RES family NAD+ phosphorylase: MLLYRICLAKYADGLFASGYRARWNYKDQFVIYAASSRALACLENVVHRSGEGLNDQFRVLVIDVPDDLLIEEIKLEQLPVGWEKASRYAVCQPLGSAWYEARRSAVLRVPSSIVPQESNYLLHSRHPDFPRIRIVAREEFAFDSRIKATEP; the protein is encoded by the coding sequence GTGCTGCTCTACCGCATTTGCCTGGCCAAGTACGCCGATGGCTTATTTGCCTCGGGCTACCGTGCCCGCTGGAACTACAAAGACCAGTTTGTTATTTACGCCGCCAGCAGCCGCGCCTTGGCTTGCCTCGAAAACGTGGTGCACCGCAGCGGCGAAGGCCTCAACGACCAGTTTCGGGTGCTGGTGATTGACGTGCCCGACGATTTGCTGATCGAGGAAATCAAGCTGGAGCAGTTGCCCGTCGGCTGGGAAAAAGCCAGTCGCTATGCTGTGTGCCAGCCCTTAGGTAGCGCTTGGTACGAGGCCCGCCGCTCGGCCGTGTTGCGCGTACCCTCGTCGATTGTGCCGCAGGAGAGCAACTACCTGCTGCACAGCCGCCACCCCGATTTTCCGCGCATTCGCATCGTGGCTCGCGAGGAGTTTGCTTTCGATAGCCGCATCAAGGCAACCGAGCCGTAG
- the accC gene encoding acetyl-CoA carboxylase biotin carboxylase subunit has protein sequence MKKITKLLVANRGEIALRVLRSAREMGLKTVAIYSEADRNALHVRYADEAVCVGPPASKDSYLRGDKIIEVCKALGVDAIHPGYGFLSENAEFAQMVKAAGITFVGPSPEAMNIMGDKLSAKQAVKAYNIPLVPGTDEAISDVEEAKRIATSVGFPILIKASAGGGGKGMRLVHAEGEFEEQMKLAVSEATSAFGDGSVFIEKFVTGPRHIEIQVLGDEHGNIVHLFERECSIQRRHQKVIEEAPSSVLTPELRAEMGRCAVDVARACNYTGAGTVEFLLDDQRNFYFLEMNTRLQVEHPVTECITGLDLVKEQIKVAQGLPLSFGQDDLGITGHALELRVYAEDPQNNFLPDIGSLQTYVRPQGPGVRVDDGFEQGMDIPIYYDPMIAKLVTYGKDRQEAIERMLRAIEEYQITGIETTLGFGKYVLTHPAFVSGDFDTNFIKDHFQPSVLQQQPTEELAKLAAVLAAKLLMEQKGAAAANSSAVTTGTTVQVSNWKKNRLAR, from the coding sequence ATGAAGAAAATCACCAAGCTGCTTGTCGCCAACCGTGGCGAAATTGCCTTGCGCGTGCTGCGCTCGGCCCGCGAAATGGGCCTGAAAACCGTGGCCATCTACTCCGAAGCCGACCGCAACGCCCTGCACGTGCGCTACGCCGACGAGGCCGTGTGCGTAGGCCCCCCCGCTTCGAAAGACAGCTACCTGCGCGGCGATAAAATCATTGAAGTGTGCAAGGCCCTAGGTGTCGATGCCATTCACCCCGGCTACGGCTTCCTATCGGAGAATGCCGAGTTCGCGCAGATGGTGAAAGCGGCCGGCATTACGTTCGTGGGCCCTTCGCCCGAGGCCATGAACATCATGGGCGACAAGCTCTCGGCCAAGCAAGCCGTGAAGGCCTACAACATTCCGCTGGTACCCGGCACCGACGAGGCCATTTCCGACGTGGAAGAAGCCAAGCGCATTGCTACGAGCGTAGGCTTCCCCATCCTGATCAAGGCCTCGGCCGGCGGCGGCGGCAAAGGCATGCGCCTGGTACACGCCGAGGGCGAGTTTGAAGAGCAGATGAAGCTGGCCGTTTCGGAAGCCACTTCGGCCTTCGGCGACGGCTCGGTGTTTATCGAGAAGTTCGTAACGGGCCCGCGCCACATCGAAATTCAGGTGCTGGGCGACGAGCACGGCAACATCGTGCACCTGTTCGAGCGCGAATGCTCCATTCAGCGCCGCCACCAGAAGGTGATTGAGGAAGCGCCCTCGTCGGTGCTTACGCCCGAGCTGCGCGCCGAAATGGGCCGCTGTGCCGTGGATGTGGCCCGCGCCTGCAACTACACCGGCGCCGGCACCGTGGAATTCCTGCTCGACGACCAGCGCAACTTCTACTTCCTCGAGATGAACACCCGCCTGCAGGTGGAGCACCCCGTAACGGAGTGCATCACGGGGCTTGATCTGGTGAAAGAGCAAATCAAGGTGGCCCAGGGCCTGCCCCTCTCCTTCGGCCAGGATGACCTAGGGATTACCGGCCACGCCCTCGAGCTGCGCGTGTACGCCGAAGACCCCCAGAACAACTTCCTGCCCGACATAGGCAGCTTGCAAACCTACGTGCGCCCCCAAGGCCCCGGCGTGCGCGTGGATGATGGCTTCGAGCAGGGCATGGACATCCCGATTTACTACGACCCGATGATTGCCAAGCTCGTAACCTACGGCAAAGACCGCCAGGAGGCCATCGAGCGGATGCTGCGCGCCATCGAGGAGTACCAGATTACCGGCATCGAAACCACCCTAGGTTTTGGCAAGTACGTGCTCACCCACCCCGCCTTCGTTTCCGGCGACTTCGACACGAACTTCATCAAAGACCACTTCCAGCCAAGCGTACTGCAACAGCAGCCCACCGAGGAACTGGCCAAGCTAGCCGCCGTGCTGGCCGCCAAGCTGCTCATGGAGCAGAAAGGCGCTGCTGCGGCAAACAGCTCTGCAGTAACCACAGGCACAACGGTTCAGGTGTCGAACTGGAAGAAGAACCGGCTGGCTCGGTAG
- the tyrS gene encoding tyrosine--tRNA ligase encodes MNLIDELRWRGMFHDMMPGTDEHLLNNGPVTGYIGFDPTAPSLHIGNLATIMLLVHLQRAGHRPVALVGGATGMIGDPSGKSAERNLLDEEALRRNQAGIRAQLEKFIAFNDSPTGAVVVNNYDWFKEFGFLQFLREVGKHLTVNYMMAKDSVKRRIGGNEDTGAEGISYTEFSYQLLQGYDFFHLYKTLGTTLQMGASDQWGNITTGTELIRRMTGGEGKAYALTGQLITKADGTKYGKSETGTVWLDGSMTSPYQFYQFFLNAADADVPRLIRVFTLLSKEEIEALEAEHAQAPHLRTLQKTLAKDVTIRVHGEAAYEAALSASQVLFGGGELTSLDEATLLDVFAGVPHVEVPRTTLSEQGVIGLLSEATGGTIFPSKGEARKMIQGGGVSLNREKATIEQQASEVTLLLNKYIVAQKGKKNYYLLKVTG; translated from the coding sequence ATGAATCTGATCGACGAACTGCGCTGGCGCGGCATGTTTCACGACATGATGCCCGGCACCGACGAGCACCTGCTCAACAACGGTCCCGTAACCGGCTACATTGGCTTCGACCCTACCGCTCCTTCGCTGCACATCGGCAACCTGGCTACCATTATGCTGCTGGTACACCTGCAGCGCGCCGGCCACCGCCCCGTGGCCTTGGTGGGCGGCGCCACCGGTATGATCGGCGACCCATCGGGCAAATCCGCGGAGCGCAACCTGCTCGATGAAGAAGCCTTGCGCCGCAACCAGGCCGGCATCCGGGCGCAGTTGGAGAAGTTCATCGCCTTCAACGATTCGCCCACGGGCGCCGTGGTGGTCAACAACTACGACTGGTTTAAGGAGTTCGGCTTTCTGCAGTTCCTGCGCGAGGTAGGCAAGCACCTTACCGTGAACTACATGATGGCCAAGGACTCGGTAAAGCGCCGCATCGGCGGCAACGAAGACACCGGCGCCGAGGGCATCAGCTACACCGAGTTCAGCTACCAGCTGCTGCAGGGCTACGACTTCTTCCACCTCTACAAAACCCTAGGTACTACGCTACAGATGGGTGCTTCGGACCAGTGGGGCAACATTACCACCGGCACCGAGCTTATCCGCCGCATGACGGGCGGCGAGGGCAAAGCCTATGCCCTCACCGGCCAGCTCATCACCAAAGCCGACGGTACCAAATACGGCAAGAGCGAAACCGGCACCGTGTGGCTCGATGGCTCCATGACCTCGCCGTACCAGTTCTACCAGTTTTTCCTCAACGCTGCCGATGCCGACGTGCCGCGCCTGATTCGCGTGTTCACGCTGCTGAGCAAGGAAGAAATTGAAGCCCTCGAAGCCGAGCACGCCCAGGCCCCGCACCTACGCACTCTGCAAAAAACCCTGGCCAAAGACGTAACCATCCGGGTACACGGCGAAGCAGCCTACGAGGCCGCTCTTTCGGCCTCGCAAGTGCTGTTCGGCGGCGGCGAGCTGACAAGCCTCGACGAAGCCACCCTGCTCGACGTGTTTGCCGGCGTGCCCCACGTGGAGGTTCCGCGCACCACGCTGTCGGAACAGGGCGTTATCGGCCTGCTCAGCGAAGCTACTGGTGGCACCATTTTCCCCTCCAAGGGCGAAGCGCGCAAAATGATCCAAGGCGGTGGTGTGAGCCTCAACCGCGAAAAGGCTACCATCGAACAGCAAGCTTCTGAAGTGACCCTACTGCTCAACAAGTACATCGTAGCGCAGAAAGGCAAGAAGAACTACTACCTGCTGAAGGTTACCGGCTAA